A stretch of Allostreptomyces psammosilenae DNA encodes these proteins:
- a CDS encoding MobC family plasmid mobilization relaxosome protein, with product MAGAAQRQGAPGQEVEAEGGLDQHELHAVQAALLAPVRQPATAPGAGIQTGGNDRGEPPVPPEEFVHQGVAANDVPALPADSPTSVPLTALRIRRWNGEKRSERITGRYTARERAELEEAAASHGYEGSVSGFIADIALAFTAGLFTVTLPLSNERRALQEFRAQVLRALNRIGNNVNQIARAHNMGDHPTHTQAVLEDLRRLLEDIAEALCHPTEREG from the coding sequence GTGGCGGGGGCGGCCCAGCGCCAGGGGGCGCCGGGCCAGGAGGTCGAGGCCGAGGGCGGCCTCGACCAGCACGAACTGCACGCCGTCCAAGCCGCCCTGCTCGCCCCCGTTCGCCAGCCGGCGACCGCGCCAGGAGCGGGCATCCAGACGGGCGGCAACGACCGCGGTGAGCCGCCGGTCCCGCCGGAGGAGTTCGTCCACCAGGGCGTGGCGGCGAACGACGTGCCGGCCCTCCCGGCCGACAGCCCGACCAGCGTCCCGTTGACCGCGTTGCGCATCCGCCGTTGGAACGGGGAGAAGCGCTCTGAGCGGATCACCGGCCGCTACACCGCACGCGAACGCGCTGAGTTGGAAGAGGCCGCCGCGAGCCACGGCTACGAGGGCAGCGTCTCCGGGTTCATCGCCGACATCGCCCTCGCCTTCACGGCCGGGCTGTTCACCGTCACGCTCCCGCTGAGCAACGAGCGGCGCGCCCTCCAGGAGTTCCGCGCCCAGGTCCTGCGCGCCCTGAACCGCATCGGCAACAACGTCAACCAGATCGCCCGCGCCCACAACATGGGCGACCACCCCACCCACACCCAAGCGGTCCTCGAAGACCTCCGGCGCCTCCTTGAGGACATCGCCGAGGCCCTGTGCCACCCCACCGAACGGGAGGGGTGA
- a CDS encoding DUF2637 domain-containing protein, whose protein sequence is MPHTSPTPQPPGARASGWDRLAITLLGMAGFALSYDALRHMAIAIHIREPLTYAFPLVVDGFIAYGVRALLVLRGAPFTARAYTWTLFAAATAASVWANALHAVRLNQLAASSTGLYLSDQVVGFLSTLAPLALGGAVHLFTLITRHATTTSAALRSDAGRPHEIPADRTKQGSGTTPKSEAGNASKASDTPPMNPTRGARWANPPESTETVRHDADHAPDGQSARGDHPGHSDDRHSGEVPVTRPVGRPPGASLDELLAIGHKATTDSGRLSRSVVADAIRAEGISLSSDRLTLVMRRLREETDTPLTQT, encoded by the coding sequence ATGCCTCACACCAGCCCCACTCCTCAGCCACCCGGTGCCCGCGCCAGCGGATGGGACCGCCTCGCGATCACCCTGCTCGGCATGGCCGGCTTCGCCCTGTCCTACGACGCCCTGCGCCACATGGCCATCGCCATCCACATCCGAGAACCCCTCACCTACGCCTTCCCCCTCGTCGTCGACGGCTTCATCGCCTACGGCGTCCGTGCGCTCCTCGTCCTGCGCGGAGCACCCTTCACCGCCCGCGCCTACACCTGGACCCTCTTCGCCGCCGCCACAGCCGCCAGTGTCTGGGCCAACGCGCTCCACGCCGTCCGCCTGAACCAGCTCGCCGCCTCGAGTACCGGCCTCTACCTGAGCGACCAGGTCGTCGGCTTCCTCTCCACCCTCGCCCCGCTCGCCCTCGGCGGAGCCGTCCACCTCTTCACCCTCATCACCCGTCACGCCACCACCACCTCCGCCGCGCTTCGGTCGGACGCCGGTCGCCCGCACGAAATACCCGCCGACCGGACCAAGCAGGGATCCGGCACCACACCGAAATCCGAAGCAGGAAACGCCTCCAAGGCAAGCGATACGCCGCCGATGAACCCGACGCGGGGAGCCCGGTGGGCCAACCCGCCGGAATCCACCGAGACGGTCCGGCACGACGCGGACCACGCCCCCGACGGCCAATCCGCCAGGGGCGATCACCCAGGTCACAGCGATGACCGGCATTCCGGTGAGGTTCCGGTCACCCGCCCGGTGGGCCGCCCTCCAGGCGCCTCCCTGGACGAACTCCTGGCCATCGGCCACAAGGCGACGACCGATTCCGGACGCCTCAGCCGGTCCGTGGTCGCCGACGCGATCCGCGCCGAAGGCATCTCCCTCTCCAGTGACCGCCTCACCCTCGTCATGAGGCGCCTGCGCGAGGAAACGGACACCCCTCTCACCCAGACCTGA
- a CDS encoding DUF3631 domain-containing protein — translation MHETTPTTPTHAASAADWPPVAIPGQPGRHLQHATAPARSTACGQDATGRTALHGPTDFDAMPDAPATDGAALLGHLKALIAKFVIMPSEEALDATTLWVAATHLQPSWQHAPRLAVVGPAKRCGKSRLLDVLTETVHRPVITVNSTPAAVFRSITEEPPTLLVDEADAIFGTPKMAEKNEEMRGLLNAGHQRGRYVLRVVGNDHTPHQFHTFAMAAIAGIGDLPDTIMDRSVVIRMRRRAEGERVSPFRTKRDSPALHEIRDRLGRWSKPLAQQALRLEPEMPVEDRAADTWEPLVITADLAGGPWPRLARQACARMVASEVQTEDDNPSGARILADIRRIFHAKGDVESLSTDEILFALNSDPEAPWAEHGRSGLTPRGLGAMLRDYGITSANVRIADGTQRKGYTRNKFTDAWRRYCPTVHPLDNTGDQPELTVSPRLPYPPSQP, via the coding sequence ATGCACGAGACTACGCCCACCACACCCACCCACGCAGCAAGCGCTGCCGACTGGCCCCCCGTAGCCATCCCGGGCCAGCCAGGGCGCCATCTCCAGCACGCCACGGCACCGGCGCGGTCCACAGCCTGTGGACAGGACGCGACTGGCAGGACCGCGCTCCACGGGCCAACCGACTTCGATGCGATGCCCGACGCGCCCGCGACCGACGGCGCCGCCCTCCTCGGCCACCTGAAGGCGCTGATCGCGAAGTTCGTGATCATGCCCTCCGAGGAGGCCCTGGACGCCACGACGCTGTGGGTCGCCGCGACCCATCTCCAGCCCTCCTGGCAGCACGCTCCGCGCCTGGCGGTGGTCGGGCCCGCGAAGAGGTGCGGGAAGTCCCGCCTGCTCGACGTGCTGACCGAAACCGTCCACAGGCCGGTGATCACGGTGAACTCCACCCCGGCCGCGGTCTTCCGCTCGATCACGGAGGAGCCTCCCACTCTGCTGGTGGACGAGGCGGACGCCATCTTCGGCACCCCGAAGATGGCCGAGAAGAACGAGGAGATGCGGGGCCTGCTCAACGCCGGGCACCAGCGCGGACGCTACGTGCTGCGCGTGGTCGGCAACGACCACACGCCCCACCAGTTCCACACCTTCGCCATGGCGGCCATCGCCGGCATCGGCGACCTCCCCGACACGATCATGGACCGCTCGGTCGTGATCCGCATGCGCCGCCGAGCCGAGGGTGAACGGGTCTCACCGTTCCGCACCAAGCGGGACAGCCCCGCCCTGCACGAGATCCGCGACCGCCTCGGCCGGTGGAGCAAGCCCCTCGCCCAGCAGGCCCTCCGCCTGGAACCGGAGATGCCGGTCGAGGACCGCGCCGCCGACACCTGGGAGCCCCTCGTGATCACGGCCGACCTCGCGGGCGGCCCATGGCCCCGGCTGGCCCGCCAGGCATGCGCCCGCATGGTCGCCTCCGAGGTCCAGACCGAGGACGACAACCCCAGCGGCGCCAGGATCCTCGCCGACATCCGCCGCATCTTCCACGCCAAGGGTGACGTCGAGAGCCTGAGCACCGACGAGATTCTGTTCGCCCTCAACAGCGACCCCGAGGCCCCATGGGCCGAGCACGGACGCAGCGGCCTGACCCCGCGCGGGCTCGGCGCGATGCTCCGCGACTACGGCATCACCTCGGCCAACGTCCGGATCGCCGACGGCACCCAGCGCAAGGGCTACACAAGGAACAAGTTCACTGACGCCTGGCGCCGCTACTGCCCCACGGTCCACCCCCTCGACAACACGGGTGACCAGCCAGAGCTGACCGTCTCTCCCCGGTTGCCGTACCCACCGTCCCAGCCGTAA
- a CDS encoding helix-turn-helix domain-containing protein translates to MTTHRGRLSGEALVAHNLRIVRKAARLSQEDVAERMTRLGHKFHQTQVAKIERGARPIRYDEVIALAKALNVPLFNFMTEAVAGEGEPEFELQEAAFRVEAAEQEWRTAHDIEQAAKARLEEAEREYRAIAERLGVDLEEEPPFYPAPNSPWDPLRKEAGTDPSQE, encoded by the coding sequence ATGACGACTCATAGGGGGCGGCTCAGCGGCGAGGCCCTGGTCGCGCACAACCTCCGCATCGTCCGGAAGGCGGCTCGCCTCTCACAGGAGGACGTCGCCGAACGCATGACCCGCCTCGGCCACAAGTTCCACCAGACCCAGGTCGCGAAGATCGAACGGGGCGCTCGGCCCATCCGGTACGACGAGGTCATCGCCCTGGCCAAGGCGCTCAACGTGCCGCTGTTCAACTTCATGACCGAGGCCGTCGCCGGAGAGGGGGAGCCCGAGTTCGAACTCCAGGAGGCCGCCTTCCGCGTCGAGGCCGCCGAGCAGGAGTGGAGAACCGCGCACGACATCGAGCAGGCGGCGAAGGCCCGCCTCGAAGAAGCCGAGCGCGAATACCGGGCCATCGCCGAACGCCTCGGAGTCGACCTGGAGGAGGAGCCCCCCTTCTACCCCGCCCCCAACTCCCCCTGGGACCCCCTCAGAAAGGAAGCCGGTACCGACCCCTCACAGGAGTAG
- a CDS encoding helix-turn-helix domain-containing protein translates to MPPKQHQSAAPVPSVKRDISFGDPTLVVLTVEEAARRLGIGRTTMYDLLSSGKIPSVKIGRLRRVPVEALDAFIAGRLREADLTFAA, encoded by the coding sequence TTGCCTCCGAAGCAGCATCAATCTGCCGCGCCGGTCCCAAGCGTCAAGCGGGACATATCGTTCGGTGATCCCACTCTCGTCGTCCTCACAGTCGAAGAGGCCGCCCGCCGACTGGGCATCGGGCGCACCACGATGTACGACCTCCTTTCCTCCGGGAAGATCCCGTCGGTGAAGATCGGTCGTCTGCGCCGCGTCCCAGTCGAGGCCCTCGACGCATTCATCGCCGGGCGCCTGCGCGAAGCCGACCTCACCTTCGCGGCCTGA
- a CDS encoding tyrosine-type recombinase/integrase — MGKKKTQGSRQPNGASSIFQGNDGRWHGYVTVGTKDDGSPDRRHVGRKTRAEVTKAVRELERQRDSGTVRKAGQTWTVKTWLTHWVENIATLHVSENTIDGYRVATYHHLIPGLGAHRLEKLEPEHLERFYKKMQDNGSAAGTAHQAHRTVRAALNEAVRRRHLTVNPATIAKAPRLEEEEVEPYSVEEVQRLLLEAEKHRNTARWVIALALGLRQGEVLGLQWSDVDFEAGVIRVRRGRLRPRYQHGCGDTCGRKPGYCPKKVSVRRETKDTKSRAGRRPIGVPEELLKLLRRHKAEQDRERVLARDLWTEKGYVFTSPTGEPLNPNTDYHRWKDLLKAANVRDGRLHDARHTAATVLLILGVPDAIADAIMGWEPGNSARMRRRYQHLTGRVLKDTADKVGGLLWPSDEVSSPRS, encoded by the coding sequence ATGGGGAAGAAGAAGACCCAAGGCTCCCGCCAGCCCAACGGGGCCTCATCGATCTTCCAGGGCAACGACGGGCGCTGGCATGGCTACGTGACCGTCGGGACGAAGGACGACGGCAGTCCCGATCGCCGCCACGTCGGCCGCAAGACGCGGGCGGAGGTCACGAAGGCGGTCCGCGAGCTGGAGCGCCAGCGAGACTCAGGCACCGTACGCAAGGCCGGCCAGACGTGGACGGTCAAGACATGGCTCACCCACTGGGTGGAGAACATCGCCACCCTCCATGTCTCCGAGAACACCATCGACGGCTACCGCGTCGCTACCTACCACCACCTCATTCCCGGCCTTGGTGCCCACCGCCTGGAGAAACTGGAGCCGGAGCACCTGGAGCGCTTCTACAAGAAGATGCAGGACAACGGTAGCGCCGCCGGTACGGCCCATCAGGCGCACCGCACGGTTCGGGCCGCCTTGAATGAAGCGGTTCGCCGTCGCCACCTCACCGTGAACCCGGCGACGATCGCCAAGGCGCCGCGGCTCGAAGAGGAGGAGGTCGAGCCGTACTCGGTCGAGGAGGTCCAACGCCTCCTGCTCGAAGCCGAGAAGCACCGCAACACCGCACGGTGGGTGATCGCCCTGGCGCTTGGCCTGCGGCAAGGCGAGGTCCTTGGCCTGCAGTGGAGTGATGTCGACTTCGAGGCCGGTGTGATCCGCGTGCGGCGCGGTCGCCTGCGGCCCCGCTACCAGCACGGCTGCGGCGACACCTGCGGACGCAAGCCGGGGTACTGCCCGAAGAAGGTCAGCGTCCGGCGAGAGACGAAGGACACCAAGTCCCGAGCAGGCAGGCGCCCCATCGGCGTCCCGGAGGAGCTCCTGAAGCTCTTGCGCCGGCACAAGGCCGAGCAGGACCGCGAGCGCGTTCTTGCCCGCGACCTGTGGACCGAGAAGGGGTACGTCTTCACCTCGCCGACAGGCGAACCACTGAACCCGAACACCGACTACCACAGGTGGAAGGACCTACTGAAGGCCGCGAACGTCCGCGACGGCCGCCTCCACGACGCCCGCCACACCGCGGCCACTGTCCTGCTGATCCTCGGCGTTCCCGACGCGATCGCCGACGCCATCATGGGCTGGGAACCTGGTAATTCCGCCCGCATGCGCCGCCGCTACCAGCACTTGACCGGTCGCGTCCTGAAGGACACCGCCGACAAGGTTGGTGGGCTGCTGTGGCCCAGCGACGAAGTATCGTCCCCGCGGTCTTGA
- a CDS encoding restriction endonuclease, producing MSEFLGFKLGLNVSAEDLARAASAHGASEAWPDDMEAMYRYRSEALEYLALTLLAAFGDPDAVGVRDSPPAIAPLVREFSEFPALEEVLDHVLQGLKGLPLNDRGDSLDPRPLLREVSQRWGAEGALVAVRLMGTINARVTSSLWSRVRRTQHDSMLDLRDLFASESLPLPLGIFFDQRFIDYLDANIGDLPRMHWRQFEGLVAERLRREGMKVELGPGRADDGVDVRAWDPSAPTDAPAVLLVQCKRTTQKVDRVVVKALAADVMFEGARRGMVATTSAWSPGARATVEARSYPLEEANKATLAEWLAQMRTPGTGLWLPGGS from the coding sequence ATGAGCGAGTTTTTGGGCTTCAAGCTGGGACTGAACGTGTCCGCGGAAGATCTCGCGCGAGCGGCAAGCGCCCATGGAGCGTCTGAAGCATGGCCGGATGACATGGAGGCCATGTATCGCTACCGATCCGAAGCCCTCGAGTACCTTGCTTTGACGCTGCTGGCCGCGTTCGGTGACCCGGATGCCGTCGGCGTACGAGACTCGCCTCCGGCCATCGCTCCCCTCGTGAGGGAGTTCTCGGAGTTCCCCGCTCTGGAGGAGGTGCTCGACCACGTCTTGCAAGGTCTTAAGGGCCTTCCTCTGAACGACCGGGGGGACAGTCTCGATCCAAGACCACTCCTACGAGAGGTGTCGCAGCGTTGGGGGGCGGAGGGCGCCTTGGTGGCTGTACGTCTCATGGGAACGATCAATGCGCGTGTCACGTCCAGCCTCTGGTCTCGGGTTCGGCGGACGCAGCACGACTCCATGCTCGATCTGCGTGATCTGTTCGCCTCAGAGTCCCTGCCTCTCCCCCTAGGTATCTTCTTCGACCAGCGGTTCATCGACTACCTCGACGCCAACATCGGGGACTTGCCCCGCATGCATTGGCGACAGTTCGAAGGACTCGTTGCAGAGAGGCTGCGCCGGGAAGGCATGAAAGTAGAACTGGGCCCTGGCCGCGCTGACGACGGCGTAGACGTGCGAGCTTGGGATCCCAGCGCGCCCACGGATGCTCCAGCGGTGCTACTGGTCCAGTGCAAGCGGACCACCCAGAAGGTAGACCGCGTAGTGGTCAAGGCTCTGGCTGCGGACGTGATGTTCGAAGGGGCACGGCGCGGGATGGTGGCCACCACTTCAGCCTGGTCACCCGGTGCACGAGCCACGGTGGAAGCACGAAGCTACCCCCTGGAGGAAGCCAACAAGGCCACGCTGGCCGAGTGGCTTGCTCAGATGCGGACCCCCGGCACAGGTCTTTGGCTGCCAGGCGGGAGCTGA
- a CDS encoding histone deacetylase: MIAPRRLEPLKDRPVVLHRVWYAAFGSNMHLERLTYYLKGGRPPGGTRTYPGCRDSSPPERALPVMLPGTLYFATESPVWTGGRAFYDPDASGEMPARAYLLTPRQFADIAAQEMYREPGEELDLSEVLAHGRAQMGPGRYETLVCPGTLDDHPVLTFTAPWGSSDVAWNAPSAAYLRHLAAGLISAHGWSPQQAADYLAGRPGAEGVWQPTDVARLVAGV; this comes from the coding sequence GTGATCGCCCCCCGCCGCCTAGAACCGTTGAAGGACCGGCCTGTGGTGCTTCACCGGGTCTGGTACGCGGCCTTCGGGTCCAACATGCACCTCGAACGGCTGACCTACTACCTAAAGGGAGGTAGGCCACCCGGTGGCACGCGGACCTATCCCGGCTGCCGCGACTCCAGCCCGCCCGAACGCGCGCTACCCGTCATGCTGCCGGGCACCCTGTACTTCGCCACCGAGTCCCCCGTGTGGACCGGCGGCCGCGCCTTCTACGATCCCGATGCCAGTGGCGAGATGCCGGCCCGCGCGTACCTGCTCACCCCCCGGCAGTTCGCGGACATCGCGGCTCAGGAGATGTACCGGGAGCCCGGGGAAGAACTGGACCTCAGCGAGGTTCTAGCCCACGGCCGGGCGCAGATGGGACCGGGGCGATACGAGACGCTGGTTTGTCCCGGCACCCTTGACGACCATCCCGTGCTGACCTTCACCGCGCCATGGGGAAGTTCCGACGTCGCCTGGAACGCGCCCTCAGCGGCCTACCTCCGGCACCTCGCGGCGGGCCTCATCAGCGCCCATGGGTGGAGCCCGCAGCAGGCTGCCGACTACCTCGCTGGGCGACCGGGCGCTGAAGGCGTGTGGCAGCCGACCGACGTCGCCCGGTTGGTGGCTGGCGTATAA
- a CDS encoding GntR family transcriptional regulator: protein MVGEQTPRYHRIADDLRGQIERGELKPGEQLPTEWVLTEQYSVSRNTVRLALRRLTEEQLIVAGQGRGSFVRKRLPRAVWDWSQLESRSKHTSDAKGDQWASIVAESGRQPRQEVTVSIRRPPAEVAQQLQLDPETALTVVRERVRLVDNEPYALADSYFPEELVRGTPLMLPEDVSAPGGVLASVGLIQSHYQDEITVRMPTRAETERLSLPTATPVAVHQRTGYDSDGRPLRVMITILPGDRHVIRYDVPAE from the coding sequence GTGGTGGGCGAACAAACGCCTCGGTATCACCGGATTGCGGACGATTTGCGGGGGCAGATCGAGCGCGGCGAGCTCAAGCCCGGGGAGCAGCTTCCGACGGAATGGGTGCTGACCGAGCAGTACAGCGTCAGTCGGAACACGGTCCGTCTCGCGCTTCGGCGCCTCACTGAGGAACAGCTCATCGTCGCGGGTCAGGGCCGTGGAAGCTTCGTGCGGAAGCGGCTCCCTCGGGCGGTGTGGGACTGGTCCCAGCTCGAGTCACGCTCCAAGCACACGTCCGACGCTAAGGGCGACCAATGGGCCAGCATCGTGGCTGAAAGTGGACGCCAGCCACGCCAGGAAGTCACGGTTTCGATCCGCCGGCCGCCCGCCGAGGTCGCACAACAGCTCCAACTGGACCCCGAAACGGCCTTGACTGTGGTGCGGGAGCGCGTCCGGCTGGTGGACAACGAGCCCTATGCGCTCGCCGACTCCTACTTCCCCGAGGAACTGGTCAGGGGTACTCCGCTGATGCTCCCCGAGGACGTCTCGGCGCCCGGCGGTGTCCTGGCCAGCGTGGGCCTGATCCAGTCCCACTACCAGGACGAGATCACCGTGCGCATGCCAACTCGCGCCGAGACGGAAAGGCTCTCCCTGCCCACGGCAACGCCCGTGGCAGTACACCAGCGGACGGGTTACGACAGTGACGGTCGCCCGCTGCGCGTCATGATCACGATCCTCCCGGGGGATCGGCACGTCATTCGATACGACGTCCCAGCGGAGTGA